Proteins from a genomic interval of Shewanella seohaensis:
- a CDS encoding glutathione S-transferase, with protein MPLPILYSFRRCPYAMRARLGLLLGQCQVEVREITLKAKPAPMLAISPKGTVPVLQLPTGEVIAESLEIMRWALTKTDSPAARQLLGQTASAQSLIAELIAQNDVEFKPWLDKYKYADRYPEFTQADYFAKASTFLERLEAQLQQHPYLIGPALSLADFAIVPFIRQFTAVNTKRDLNAAFPCLMNWLTMLTSSEIFLQAMEKYVIWQADNPPVYLLGMSISE; from the coding sequence ATGCCTTTACCCATACTCTACAGTTTTCGCCGTTGTCCTTATGCCATGCGCGCTCGCCTTGGCCTATTGCTCGGCCAATGCCAGGTCGAGGTTCGGGAAATCACCCTTAAAGCCAAACCTGCACCGATGTTAGCCATCTCCCCCAAGGGAACAGTGCCAGTATTGCAACTCCCCACTGGTGAGGTGATTGCCGAGAGCTTGGAGATTATGCGCTGGGCATTGACCAAGACCGACTCGCCAGCGGCGCGGCAATTACTCGGACAAACGGCGTCAGCGCAAAGCTTGATTGCTGAGCTTATTGCGCAGAATGATGTTGAATTTAAACCTTGGCTGGATAAGTACAAATATGCCGATCGTTATCCTGAATTCACTCAGGCGGATTATTTCGCCAAGGCCAGTACTTTTCTTGAACGACTCGAAGCACAGCTTCAGCAGCATCCTTATCTTATCGGCCCAGCGTTAAGCCTTGCAGATTTTGCGATTGTGCCTTTTATTCGCCAATTTACGGCGGTGAATACTAAACGGGATCTGAATGCGGCGTTTCCATGCTTGATGAACTGGTTAACGATGCTCACCAGCAGCGAAATATTTCTGCAAGCAATGGAAAAATATGTGATCTGGCAAGCTGACAATCCGCCAGTTTACTTGTTAGGAATGTCTATAAGTGAATAA
- a CDS encoding SulP family inorganic anion transporter, whose translation MKFPSLVSLMPGLAQMLQYEKQWLRDDVRAGLSVAAVALPVAIAYAQLTGVNAAVGLYSCVLPMLVYALFGTSRQLIVGPDAATCAVIAAVVTPLAAGDSMKHWQLVMTMTAMTGFWCLIASRFRLGVLADFLSKPILMGLLNGVAITIIVGQFSKIFGFTFDERYLIERLSGAPSYLTKTHWPTLLMGVVTLATYALVKRYRPQWPASMCAMAMAAFLVWAFNLTSLDINVVGEVSAGLPSFQAPAFDIGIARELVVPALNLAMVSFVSMMLTARSFAAKNGYDIDADKEFRALGIANIASALSQGFAVSGADSRTAVNDANGGKSQLVSIIAAVLIALVALFFTAPLKYIPSSALGVVLVIASISLIDLKALWNLRVRDRSAFLLACTTLFSVLFIGVIPGITLAVLLGLFQFLATVMRPTDQVLGLDQKGVIRSVDDSGKAKSVPGVFIYRFNSPLTYFNATYFKRRLLEKFIREPEPVDCIIIDAVPCFTHLDLSVMAMLADLHQLLKKRGIRLVLAGRKRQMLGWFEQAGMQSGEGGILIRPDLYLALKMNQSYKQALAEGQAPVIKKAPEDDVLLHSHL comes from the coding sequence GTGAAGTTTCCCAGTTTAGTATCGTTAATGCCCGGTTTGGCGCAGATGCTGCAGTATGAGAAGCAATGGCTCAGGGATGATGTGAGGGCGGGATTATCCGTGGCGGCGGTCGCTTTACCTGTCGCTATCGCTTACGCCCAATTGACCGGCGTCAATGCCGCTGTCGGTTTATACTCCTGTGTGCTGCCCATGTTGGTGTATGCACTGTTTGGCACTTCTAGACAATTAATAGTTGGACCCGATGCCGCCACCTGCGCTGTGATTGCCGCCGTGGTGACGCCGCTTGCCGCTGGCGACAGCATGAAACACTGGCAACTGGTGATGACCATGACGGCGATGACCGGCTTTTGGTGTTTAATCGCCAGCCGTTTTCGCCTTGGGGTATTAGCCGACTTTCTCTCCAAACCTATTCTGATGGGGCTGCTCAATGGTGTGGCTATCACCATTATTGTCGGTCAATTCTCGAAAATTTTTGGTTTCACCTTCGATGAACGTTATCTGATTGAGCGCTTATCGGGCGCACCTTCCTATTTAACTAAAACCCACTGGCCCACCTTGCTGATGGGTGTGGTGACCTTAGCGACCTATGCGTTGGTAAAACGTTATCGTCCACAGTGGCCAGCTTCAATGTGTGCGATGGCGATGGCGGCATTTTTAGTCTGGGCCTTTAACTTAACCAGCTTAGATATCAATGTGGTGGGTGAGGTGAGCGCAGGCTTGCCATCATTCCAAGCACCAGCGTTCGATATCGGTATTGCCCGTGAACTGGTGGTGCCCGCACTCAACTTAGCCATGGTGAGCTTTGTGAGCATGATGCTGACGGCGCGCAGTTTTGCGGCGAAAAATGGCTACGATATCGATGCGGATAAAGAGTTTCGCGCCCTCGGGATTGCGAACATCGCCTCCGCCTTATCCCAAGGCTTTGCGGTCAGCGGCGCCGATTCACGCACTGCGGTGAACGATGCAAACGGCGGCAAGAGCCAGTTGGTGTCCATCATCGCGGCGGTATTAATTGCATTAGTCGCACTGTTTTTTACCGCACCGCTCAAATACATCCCCAGTTCAGCACTCGGCGTGGTATTGGTGATTGCCTCAATTTCGCTGATTGATTTAAAGGCATTGTGGAATCTACGCGTAAGAGACCGCTCCGCCTTTTTACTCGCCTGTACGACCTTGTTTTCGGTGCTGTTTATTGGGGTTATTCCTGGCATAACCTTGGCGGTATTACTGGGTCTATTCCAGTTTTTAGCCACAGTGATGCGTCCAACCGACCAAGTACTCGGGCTTGACCAAAAAGGGGTGATCCGCAGTGTGGATGATTCGGGTAAGGCCAAATCTGTGCCCGGTGTGTTTATTTATCGTTTCAACTCGCCGTTAACCTACTTCAACGCCACTTACTTTAAGCGCCGCCTACTGGAGAAGTTTATTCGTGAACCAGAACCCGTGGATTGTATCATCATCGATGCCGTCCCGTGTTTTACTCACTTAGATTTGAGTGTGATGGCCATGCTTGCGGATTTGCACCAATTATTGAAGAAGCGCGGCATACGCTTAGTGTTAGCAGGGCGTAAGCGGCAGATGCTCGGCTGGTTTGAACAGGCGGGAATGCAGTCCGGCGAGGGCGGGATCTTGATCCGACCCGATTTATATCTGGCGCTGAAAATGAACCAAAGCTACAAACAAGCGTTAGCCGAAGGGCAGGCGCCGGTGATCAAAAAAGCGCCCGAGGATGATGTGTTATTGCATAGTCATTTGTAG
- a CDS encoding aminotransferase-like domain-containing protein, with amino-acid sequence MGTIWTPDLEAFTGPKYQRLVSAIEQGILLKALPHGTKLPPQRRLADALGVTIGTVTRAYALAEQRGYVEARIGDGTYVNASPVPELNHLQLNMATCQQPLTDQISTLSDCLSQLAKDPAKLSQLLGYRASPLDQHQQIFHHWLAQRGIEQRPEQLIFTHGGQQAIFACLNAFLTKGEVLLHEQYSYPGVRICAKQLGINSIGVPLTSDGVDLARFEALVQIHQPKLVYLTLNNQNPTCIQYSEQQREKLLALAEQYQFYIIEDDVNYCLPEEWHSPLWQLAQTLNVPRVIYISSLSKLFSGGLRQGFILVPEPLIAPLRLAIHSQCWMVSPLNVELACLLIKRGHITANRDAIIRERQQQCMALGDKLGLTQHWRGLNGWIQLPEDIKAHHLVTALAAKGVLIRNGDDFNCHDNFIRLSLGGAENDTQFQLALECIESTFNALKQHAYSVV; translated from the coding sequence ATGGGTACAATTTGGACGCCAGATCTAGAGGCATTTACAGGTCCTAAATATCAACGTCTGGTCAGTGCGATCGAGCAAGGCATTTTGCTAAAAGCCCTTCCCCATGGCACGAAACTCCCGCCACAGCGGCGTTTAGCCGATGCCCTTGGGGTGACCATAGGCACTGTCACTCGGGCCTATGCTCTAGCGGAGCAACGTGGTTATGTGGAAGCGCGTATCGGTGATGGTACTTATGTCAACGCCTCTCCCGTGCCAGAGCTTAATCATTTGCAGCTCAATATGGCGACTTGTCAGCAGCCGCTGACGGATCAAATAAGTACGCTGAGTGATTGTCTAAGCCAACTGGCTAAGGATCCGGCGAAACTGAGTCAACTCCTTGGCTATCGCGCCAGCCCCTTAGATCAACATCAACAGATATTTCACCACTGGCTTGCGCAACGCGGCATTGAGCAGCGCCCAGAGCAATTGATCTTTACCCATGGTGGACAACAGGCCATTTTTGCCTGCCTTAATGCTTTCCTGACCAAGGGCGAGGTACTCCTGCACGAACAGTACAGCTATCCCGGAGTGCGTATTTGCGCTAAACAATTGGGTATCAATAGTATTGGCGTACCGTTAACCTCTGACGGGGTCGATCTCGCAAGATTCGAGGCTTTAGTTCAAATCCATCAACCTAAACTGGTGTATTTAACCCTCAACAATCAAAACCCTACCTGCATTCAATACAGTGAGCAACAGAGAGAAAAACTGTTGGCACTCGCGGAGCAGTACCAGTTTTATATCATTGAAGATGATGTGAATTATTGCCTCCCTGAAGAGTGGCACTCTCCGCTGTGGCAGTTGGCTCAGACGCTGAATGTGCCGAGGGTCATTTACATTTCAAGCCTGTCTAAGCTGTTTTCAGGGGGCTTAAGGCAAGGTTTTATTTTAGTGCCCGAGCCGCTTATCGCGCCATTGCGCCTCGCCATTCATAGCCAATGTTGGATGGTTTCGCCGCTCAATGTGGAGCTGGCCTGTCTGCTAATCAAACGCGGGCACATCACGGCCAATCGCGATGCGATTATTCGCGAGCGTCAGCAGCAATGCATGGCATTGGGTGACAAGCTGGGGTTAACTCAACACTGGCGGGGTTTAAATGGCTGGATCCAGTTACCCGAAGACATTAAAGCTCATCATCTGGTGACCGCCTTAGCGGCAAAAGGCGTGCTGATCCGTAATGGGGATGACTTTAACTGCCATGACAACTTTATCCGATTAAGTTTAGGTGGCGCCGAAAACGATACCCAATTCCAGCTTGCGCTCGAGTGCATCGAATCCACCTTTAACGCACTCAAGCAACACGCCTATTCGGTCGTATAG
- a CDS encoding HPr family phosphocarrier protein codes for MYEKSVTITAKHGIHTRPAALLVKEAKTFNCDVLVECNGKQASAKSLFKLQTLGLYHGVTVRVFAEGEQAQEAVEKVSELLITLS; via the coding sequence ATGTACGAAAAATCTGTCACTATCACCGCAAAACATGGTATTCATACCCGCCCTGCCGCCCTGTTAGTGAAAGAAGCGAAAACCTTCAACTGTGATGTGTTAGTTGAATGCAATGGCAAGCAAGCCAGCGCCAAAAGCTTATTCAAATTGCAAACATTAGGCCTGTATCATGGGGTAACCGTGCGGGTGTTTGCCGAGGGTGAGCAGGCGCAGGAAGCGGTCGAGAAAGTCTCGGAACTGCTCATCACCTTAAGTTAA
- a CDS encoding ACT domain-containing protein: MRMTLAVHPRQYTIHSFSPNAQLPSEVFAEEVYFIGRTEEGLTVVVSSELELDSLEQETHWCSLEVLGPLGFSMTGILSKISGTLADVQISIFALSTFDTDYILVKKNCLQSAVAALKKAGYKIIESNEAP; this comes from the coding sequence ATGCGCATGACCTTAGCTGTTCACCCACGGCAGTATACGATTCATAGCTTTAGCCCTAATGCTCAATTACCTAGCGAAGTGTTTGCCGAAGAAGTCTACTTTATTGGCCGAACCGAGGAAGGGCTAACTGTGGTGGTGTCCAGCGAACTTGAGCTCGACAGTTTGGAGCAAGAAACCCATTGGTGCAGTCTTGAAGTCTTAGGCCCGCTGGGATTTTCGATGACAGGCATTTTATCGAAAATATCCGGCACCTTAGCCGATGTGCAGATCAGTATTTTTGCCCTTTCCACCTTCGATACCGACTATATTTTGGTAAAGAAAAATTGTCTCCAAAGCGCTGTTGCCGCCTTAAAAAAGGCGGGATACAAGATTATTGAGTCGAACGAAGCGCCATAA
- the crr gene encoding PTS glucose transporter subunit IIA: protein MGFLSRIRRLVSGQPQLAGGIMVYAPVNGEIVAIEKVPDVVFAEKIVGDGIAIAPKGDTIVAPIDGTIGKIFETNHAFSIESPQGLELFVHFGVGTVELRGRGFSRLAEEGQEVKVGDPILSFDIDYLKDQVDSLLTPVVLANMEDVKYLDKAQGSVTAGKDAIFTVQL, encoded by the coding sequence ATGGGATTTTTAAGCCGAATAAGGCGATTGGTATCAGGACAACCACAACTGGCTGGCGGCATTATGGTTTACGCCCCAGTGAACGGGGAAATTGTGGCCATTGAAAAGGTTCCCGATGTGGTGTTTGCAGAGAAAATTGTCGGTGATGGTATCGCCATTGCACCAAAGGGAGACACGATTGTCGCCCCAATCGACGGCACCATAGGTAAGATTTTTGAGACTAATCATGCTTTTAGTATCGAATCGCCACAGGGATTAGAGCTTTTCGTGCACTTTGGCGTCGGAACCGTTGAGCTAAGGGGCCGAGGTTTTAGCCGTTTGGCGGAGGAAGGCCAAGAGGTCAAAGTGGGCGATCCCATTCTGTCTTTCGATATTGATTACCTAAAAGATCAAGTGGATAGCCTACTCACTCCCGTTGTGTTGGCCAATATGGAAGATGTGAAATACTTAGACAAGGCCCAAGGGAGCGTCACCGCAGGTAAAGACGCGATTTTTACTGTTCAGCTTTAA
- a CDS encoding LysE family translocator, which produces MDIQLVNDPQLWTLMASAALFCATMTMTPGPNNILLASSGAHFGVMRTIPHIAGIRLGSTSLHLSVLLGLGALFETFPMLHQALKYAALLYLLYLAYRLVTSPVKAAQLDEGRQPMSVMEAALFQWINPKSWMSTITLCSAFTLGGDGFWLSAVLGVLVFNLVGFPASFTWVFVGAAISKKLNTDKRRRHFNWFMGSLLLVSLPMILR; this is translated from the coding sequence ATGGATATTCAACTTGTCAATGATCCACAACTCTGGACATTAATGGCCTCAGCAGCACTCTTTTGTGCAACCATGACCATGACTCCCGGGCCGAATAATATTTTACTCGCCAGCTCAGGTGCCCATTTCGGGGTGATGCGCACCATTCCACACATTGCGGGGATCCGCCTTGGCTCGACTTCTTTGCATCTGTCGGTATTACTCGGTCTCGGTGCTTTGTTCGAGACGTTTCCGATGTTGCACCAAGCGTTGAAATACGCGGCATTGCTGTATTTACTGTATCTTGCCTATCGATTAGTGACCTCTCCCGTAAAGGCGGCGCAATTGGATGAAGGGCGTCAACCGATGAGTGTGATGGAGGCGGCGCTGTTTCAGTGGATTAATCCCAAATCTTGGATGTCGACCATTACCCTTTGCAGCGCGTTTACCTTAGGCGGCGATGGCTTTTGGCTCAGTGCGGTATTGGGCGTGCTGGTGTTTAATCTGGTGGGATTTCCCGCATCCTTTACTTGGGTGTTTGTCGGCGCGGCTATCAGTAAAAAGCTCAATACGGATAAACGTCGACGCCATTTTAACTGGTTTATGGGCAGTTTATTGTTGGTGTCCTTACCTATGATCCTGCGATAA
- a CDS encoding choice-of-anchor I family protein, which produces MNTKRLPLAGAILASLLLGACNGDDGTNGEQGENGLNSLVNVTALAIGDANCPAGGQRIDTGLDTNRNGQLEETEIDAAQTQFICQPQSAGVSAELIGRHQTGTYGLSAAEIVEYHSASQRIFVVNAKSGKVDIIDANLLSNAAKATAPLALNNLDKLAELDVAKDVGLSFMGSVNSVSISGNLLAAAIERGDAAGNKTQANGYVAFYQLNGNETPQYLSAVEVGALPDNVVFSHDGKTVLVANEGEPNQDYSIDPEGSVAIIAIADGKPAATATLVAFTEFNQGNARYNEITKDIKINGPMATVAQDLEPEYISVSPDNSRAFVSLQENNAIAVIDIANAKVAKILPLGLKDYGLDVNKIDASDKDDMVNLQAYAGVYGMYQPDTVASYRWNNTDFIVTANEGDSRDYAGFSEEARAGDLTLDPNHPQFAAAKDKTQLARLKVTKSMGDDDNDGDYDKIVSFGARSFSIWTADGQQVFDSGSDFERITAALLGNNFNNNNEENKGDSRSDDKGPEPEALALGKIGQKLYAFIGLERTSGFMIYDVTNPFDVHFVDYVVNRDFEADFSIDTDTGEVKGDASLAGDLGPEGMKFVSAEKSPNGQPLLIIGNEVSGTTSVYQIKVQ; this is translated from the coding sequence ATGAACACAAAACGACTGCCGCTGGCCGGTGCGATACTGGCAAGTTTACTCCTTGGTGCCTGTAATGGTGATGACGGTACCAATGGTGAGCAGGGGGAGAACGGCTTAAATTCATTAGTGAACGTGACTGCACTCGCCATAGGTGATGCAAACTGTCCCGCCGGTGGTCAACGCATCGATACAGGGCTCGATACAAATCGTAATGGCCAGTTGGAAGAGACTGAAATCGATGCGGCGCAAACCCAATTTATTTGCCAACCCCAATCTGCGGGAGTGTCAGCGGAGCTGATCGGCCGTCATCAAACTGGCACTTATGGCCTGAGCGCTGCTGAAATTGTTGAATACCACAGTGCTTCTCAGCGAATTTTTGTGGTTAATGCGAAAAGCGGTAAGGTCGACATTATCGATGCTAACTTGCTTAGCAACGCGGCTAAGGCAACTGCGCCATTAGCCTTGAATAATCTTGATAAGCTAGCTGAGCTGGATGTCGCCAAGGATGTGGGCTTGAGTTTTATGGGCAGCGTTAACAGTGTCAGTATTTCTGGTAACTTGTTAGCGGCGGCCATTGAGCGCGGCGATGCAGCAGGCAATAAGACTCAAGCCAATGGCTATGTGGCTTTCTACCAACTCAATGGCAATGAGACACCTCAGTATCTCAGTGCGGTTGAAGTCGGTGCATTACCGGATAACGTCGTCTTTAGTCATGATGGTAAAACGGTACTCGTAGCGAATGAAGGCGAACCAAATCAAGACTATAGTATCGATCCTGAGGGCAGTGTGGCGATTATCGCCATTGCGGATGGTAAACCCGCAGCAACGGCGACGTTAGTGGCATTCACCGAGTTTAATCAGGGCAATGCTCGCTATAATGAAATTACTAAGGACATTAAAATCAATGGCCCTATGGCCACTGTCGCGCAGGACTTAGAGCCTGAGTATATCAGTGTCAGCCCCGATAACAGCCGTGCTTTTGTGAGCCTGCAGGAGAACAATGCCATCGCGGTGATTGATATCGCCAATGCCAAAGTAGCGAAGATTTTACCCTTAGGACTGAAGGATTATGGTCTTGATGTGAATAAAATTGATGCAAGTGACAAGGATGATATGGTCAACCTTCAGGCCTATGCGGGTGTGTATGGCATGTATCAACCCGATACCGTAGCGAGTTACCGTTGGAATAATACTGACTTTATTGTCACCGCAAACGAAGGGGATTCTCGCGATTATGCTGGGTTTTCGGAGGAAGCCCGCGCCGGTGACTTAACCTTAGATCCTAACCATCCACAATTTGCCGCCGCAAAAGATAAGACCCAATTAGCCCGTTTGAAAGTGACTAAGAGTATGGGTGATGACGATAACGACGGCGATTATGACAAAATCGTGAGCTTCGGTGCGCGTTCTTTCTCAATCTGGACGGCCGATGGTCAACAGGTGTTTGACAGTGGTAGCGATTTTGAGCGGATCACCGCAGCCTTGTTAGGCAATAACTTCAACAATAACAATGAAGAAAACAAAGGCGATAGTCGCAGTGACGATAAAGGCCCTGAGCCAGAAGCCTTAGCTCTCGGCAAAATTGGTCAAAAACTCTATGCCTTTATCGGGCTTGAACGTACCTCTGGCTTTATGATTTACGACGTGACGAATCCCTTCGACGTGCATTTTGTGGATTATGTGGTAAACCGTGATTTTGAGGCGGATTTCAGCATAGATACAGATACAGGCGAAGTGAAAGGCGATGCCAGTTTAGCCGGAGATTTAGGGCCAGAAGGCATGAAGTTTGTGAGTGCCGAGAAGAGTCCTAATGGTCAGCCTCTGTTGATCATTGGTAATGAAGTCAGTGGCACAACCAGCGTGTACCAAATCAAGGTGCAATAG